GATCACCAGGTCGACGCTGCCCTCGGGGGTGCGCTCCAGCACACTGCGGGCGTCGGCGCCGCGGACCTTGATCTGCCAGCCGCGTTCCAGCGGGAGTTCGGTACGGATCAGCTCGGTGAGAGCGGTGTCGATCTCGGCGACCTGCTGCCGGGAGCGGGGCCGGGTGGCCGCGACGTAACGGGCCAGGGTGAGGGCTCCGCCACCGAGGTGCAGGACGGTGAGCGGGCGGCCGGGCGGAGCGGCGAGGTCGATCAGGTGGCCGAGCCTGCGCTGGTACTCGAAGCCGAGGTGGGAGGGGTCGGCGAGGTCGACCATGGACTGCGGGGCGCCGTCGATCAGCAGGGACCAGGCGGCGGGGCGGTCGCGGTCGGGGCGGAGCTCGGCCAGGCCGGAGCCGACGGGACGGCTGAGCGGGCCCTGGGCGTGCGTACGGCCGCCCGGTCCGGTGGCCGCGGGTTGCGGCTGTGCCGCCGTCCTGCCGCGGCCGGTGCCTCGATCGGCTCTGTTGCTTCGTCCCATGGCAGCCATTATCGGCGCAGACCCGGGGACGTCCGCGGGCGTGCCGGGTGGATCCGGCCGGAGTGACGGGCGGCGACAGGCGGCGACAGGCGGGATCCGCGCGGCACGCCCGCTAGAACGGGCCGAGGCCGCCTGCGGTCAGGGTGCAGGCGGCCTCGCAGAGGGCGGAGCGGAGGACCCACGCGTCGGTGGGGCGGGCGGTGCGGTCGGCGCCGGTGGGGGGCATCACCCAGCGCGGGTCGGTCGCGGGCAGCAGCAGGGCACCGGCCGTACAGGAACTGCCCGGCAGGTGCCAGGTATCACTGGTGCCGGCCGGGACGAAGAAGGAGAGGGTGCTGCCGTTGGGGCTCTGCAGCACGGCGCCGCAGGCGCGACGCAGCCGCAGGATGTCGACCGCTTCCAGGCCGTGGCGCAGGGCGACCGTCACGGTGTCGTAGGCGGTGAGCACGGTGCCCTCGTCGGGGCCGGGGCGGCGGCCGAGGCCCCGGCCGCCGCAGGAGGCGCGGCCGCCCTCGACCGGACCGCGGCCGGGGATCCGGTCGTCGGCGAGGTCGGGGATCAGAGCCGGGACGGCTCCGGCGAGCACGCCTCCGACGACCGGTCGGTACTGCGGGAGTCCGGTGGCCATCCTGGCCCTCCTGTCACCTCGTCGTTTCGAAGCCGAGGCCGCCCGGGGCGTCCCGAGAGGTCCCGAGAGGTCCCGGGACTCCCCGGGGTTGTCCCGGGAGACCGGGGCCGCCGGGGCGGGCGGCAGGCCGGGGCGCGGCCTGGGCTTCCACGTACCAGGACAACGCGGCATCCGCGCCTCAGGCCACGGGGCGCATTACAGCAAGGCATGGCATTTCATGGCAGATCTCTGCAACACCGCCCGTTTTGCCCTGAATTGACACCACATCGACCACGAACCCAGTGTGTCCGGTCGGTGACTCCGGGTACTGTCGGTGGCGGGCCGCGGTGATCCATTCGGACCGCCCCGGACACCACACCCGTACCACCACGGAGCGCACCATGGCAGCCACCCCGCCGGCCGAGCCGACCCGCCCGTCACCCAACACCGTGATGCGCGCACTGCGCGGCGACCGCTCACCAGGCGAGTTCGCCACCGCCGTGCGCCGGGCCGCTCGCGAGATCGGGGAGCACGTGTCCTGCGACGCCCGCTACGTCGGGCGGGTGGAGTCCGGCGAGATCCGCTGCCCCAACTACGCCTACGAGCGGGTGTTCCGGCACATGTGGCCGGGCCGTTCGCTCACCGACCTCGGTTTCTCCCCCAGGACCGCCGTGCGCCGCCGCCCGGCGGACGGCGACGGGAGCACCGGGGCACCTCCGCTCCACCAGACGTTCCCGACCCTGCCCGCCCCGCGCCCGCCACTCTCCACCCAACTCCCGTACGCCGCCTCGCCGTACGCGGATCCGCCCGCACCGGACGGCTCTCCGCGGCCGGGCGCCGTGGCGGTGCACCGGGGGCGCGCCGGATCGCACCATCTCGACGAGGAGAACGACGACGTGCGTCGCCGTACGTTCCTGGCCGGCGGCTCCGCCGCCCTGGCCACCGTGATCGGCATCGACCGGCCCGCCGGAGCCGCCACCGGTTCCGGCCCGGGCTCGGGCTCGGGCTCGGGCTCGGGCTCGGCCACCGCCCCGGGCCTGTTCGGCCCGGTCGCCGCCTTCGTACCCGGCCGACCCGGCCCGGTTCCGCCGCTGCGAAGGGTCGGCGCCGCCGAGGTGCTGGGCGTCGAGCAAGCCATCCGGGACATCCGGCTGGCCGACGACGCGCACGGCGGCGACGCGCTGTTCGAGCTGGCCGGGCAGTCGCTGAGAAACGCGTACGCGCTGCTCAACGAGGGCGAGTACAACGCCGAGACGGAGCGTCGGCTCCAGGCCGGGGCCGGTGAACTCGCCATCTCCGTCGGCTGGTTGGCGCACGACTCGAACCGGCTCGCGGACGCCCGCTCGCTCTACGCCGAGGCGCTCGCCACCGCCCGGATGGCCGGCGACTCCGCGCTGGAGGCACACGTCTTCTCCAACAGCGCCTTCCTCGCCCGCGACGCCGGCCGGCCGCGCGAGGCGCTGCGCGCCGCCCAGGCCGGGCAGGCAGCCGCCCGGTACCTGGACTCCGACCGGCTGCTCGCCCTGCTCGCGATGCGCGAGGCCGGCGGCTGGGCCATGCTCCAGGACCGCGCCTCCTGCGAACGGGCGCTCGTCCGGGCGTACACGCTGTTCGAGCGCGGCCCCTCCGAGGCCGACCCGGAGTGGATGTCCTTCTTCGGCGAGGCCGAGATCGCCGGGCTCCAGTCGCAGTGCTGGTCCGCGCTCGGCGACTGGGACCGGGCCGGCGAGCAGGCCATGCTGGCCATGGCGCTCCAGGAGCCGCACTTCGTCCGCAACCGGGTGCTCTACACCGCCGAGCTGGCCCACGACCGGCTCGGCCGCGGGGACTTGGCGGGCGCGGCGCACCACGGCTCGGCCGCCGTGGCACTGTTCGGCGAGGTCCGCTCCGCCCGGATCCGGAGCATGCTGGCGGACACGGCCGAACGGCTGCGCCCGCACGCCACGGTGCCCGAGGTCGGCGGCTTCCTGACCGCGTACGACCTCGCCACCGCCGCCTGAGCCGGCCGGGCATGGCCTGACCGGGTCGGGCCGGGTCGGCTCAGGCGATGTGACCGCGCGTCAGTGACCGGCGGTCAGGCCCTCCAGGTGGCCGAGGTCGTTCCAGACCTCCACCGCGGGCGCGCCGTACTCCCACGAGAGGACGCACAGCGCCGCCGTGCCGAGCTTGAACCGCTGCGCGAACTCGGGCGGCAGGCCGAGCCAGCGGGCGGTCAGGATGCGGAGCAGGTGCCCGTGCGCGAAGAGGATCACGTCCCGGTCGGCGCAGTGCATGACGGTGGTGTCCGGGTCCGGCACGCCGTGCTCGTCGTTGAGGTCGGCGAGGAAGGCGTCCACCCGGGCGGCCACCTCGGAGAGCTTCTCGCCGCCGGGCACGCCGTCGCGCCAGATGAGCCAGCCGGGGTGGTCGGTGGCCCGGATGTCCGTGCCGGTCCGGCCCTCGTACCGGCCGTAGTCCCACTCCATGAGTTCCGGGCGCTCCACCGCGCGGTCACCGAAGCCGGCCAGGGCGCAGGTCTCCTCGGCGCGGTCGAGCGGGCTGGTGTAGACGAGCGCGTCGGGCAGCCCGTTCCAGGGAGCCTTGGCCAGCCGGGCACCGAGCGCCCTGGCCATCGCGCGGCCCTCCTCGGTGAGCGGGATGTCGGTGCGGCCGGTGTGGCGGCCGGTGGCGGACCACTCGGTCTCGCCGTGGCGGACCAGCACGATTCGGGCGGGCATGGGGGCTCCTCGCAGGGGGCGGCGGCAACGGTCGGTCTCACCCTTGAGCACCGGGTCCCATGATCTCTCACCCGCACGACGGGCACGATGCGGGGCAGGAGAAGGAGCGGACGCGGGGTGGGAGCAGCAGCGGGAAGGGTACGGGCCGAGAAAGCTCCGGAACGGTCCGGAACGCGTCGGGCCGCGCCGAATTGTCGGACCCGGATGCGACACTGGGCCGCACCATGAACGTCTCGACGAACGCCCCGTCCCGCGCGCACTCCGAGCCGCTCGCCCAGCGGCTCGCCGAGCTGCGCGGTCCGGCGCCGCAGCGCAGTCTGAACGCCCGGTCCCTCGCCGCGCTGGCAGCCAATCCGGGCTGTCACCGCCGCGCCGTGCTCGACGCGGCCGGGGTGGACAAGTCCGCGCTGGCCTCCCGGCTGGGCCACCCGGCGCCGTTCGGGCAGTCCCCGTTCGCGATAGCCCGCGGCGTGATCTTCGAGTCCCGGCTGAAGGCGGACGGCTACGCGGCCCTGCTGGAACCGCTCCGCCGCCATCTCGGCGTCCCGGCGGACGGCGACGCCCCGCTGGTGGTGCCGGACCTGCTGCGCCGTTCCGGCCCCGCCGTCCGGGCGGACCGGACGGCCGAGGCGCTGGCCGCGGCCGCCGCCGACCCGGACGCCTGGACGCTGCTGGACCACCCGCTGCTGCGGCTCGACGTGGCCGGCAGCACCGCCTACCTGGAGCCGGACGCCGTCGTCGTCCACGGCGGGCGGTGCACGGTCGTCGAGATCAAGTCCTTCCCGGTGCTGGACGGCAGCGCGGACCCGGCCAAGGTCGGCGCCGCCGCCCGGCAGGCCGCCGTGTACGTGCTGGCGCTCCAGCACGCCGCCGCCGCGCTCGCCGGCGAGGCACTCGCGCCGGACCCGTACACCGAGCAGCGGTTGCCGGGCAGCCCCCGGCTGAGCGTGCTGCTGGTCTGCCCGAAGGACTTCAGCAACCGGCCGACCGCGGTCGCCGTCGACGTCCGCCGCGAGCTGGCCACCACCCGCCGCCAGCTGAGCCGGATGACCGGCATCGGCCGGCTGCTGGACGCGCTGCCGGCGGGTGCCGGCTTCGATCTGGCGGTGGACGAGGACGGCGGGCCGACCCGCTCCGCCGAGGAGCTGGCCGCATCGGTCGAGGCGGTGCCCGCCGCGTACAGCCCGGACTGCCTCTCGACCTGCGAGCTCGGCTTCCACTGCCGCGCCCGGGCCCGCTGCGGCGACCGGGTCGAGCAACTGGGCCGCGGCGTGCGCGGCGAACTGGGCAGCATCCGCACGGTGACGCAGGCACTGGCCGCCGCCACCGGCAGCGGCACCGACGAGGCGGCGGAGCGGCTCGCGTACGCCGCCGCCCTGCGCGCCGAGGCCCTCGGGTCCGGCCGATGAGCCTCCTCACCACCCTCGCCCGGCTGGAGGCCGTTCGCAGCGGGCGGGCCGAGCCGCTGGCCACCGTCCGGCACCGGCACCTCTCCGACCGCCCGATGGTGGTCGTCCCGCTGACCGCCGCCGGTGAGGCGGGCGCGCCGCTGGCCGTCCTGCTCGGCACCGACCGGGACGCGCCCCGGCTGCACGTGGTGCCGCAGCCGCTCAACCGCACTCTGCGCTTCGACTACCTGGCCGAGCTGGCCGCCGATCTGCTGCCCTACCTGGAGTCCTTCGGCACCGAGGTGGAGCAGATCGAGGGCTCCGAGAAGGATCCGGAGACCGGCGAGAAGACCCAGGTGTTCCACGAGCTGTGCGCCGACGCGCCGCAGCTGATCGTGCCGAACGGCGCGGGCGTGCACCACCTCGCGCTGCTCGGCCGCTCCACCCGGTTCCGACGCACCGTCGAGGACGACGAGCCGGGCCCGTACCCGGCGCCGGTGCGGGTGCCGCTGCTCGGCCGCTGGCTCACCCACCTCACCGACCGCGCCCAGGTGCCCGGCTCCAGCCTGCTGCTCCCGATGACCGGCCTGCTGGCCCGGCACTGGGCGACCGGCCAGAGCCACCTGGAGGACCAGCACCTGGCCGCCCGGCTGGCCTGGCACTTCCCGCCGGACGGCCTGACCGGCGCCGAGGCTGCCGAGCGCGCCGAGTCCGCCCGGGACGAGCGGGGCCAGCTGCTGCACCCGCCGGCCGGCCCGGCCACCGACCCGCGGTTCGACGAGGTCGTGCTCGGCCCGGCGATCGCCCGCTACGACGCCGCCGCCTCCGCCCTGCTGCACAGCACCGACCAGCGGGACGACGCGGGCGCCGCGCGCGCCCGGGAGGCCGTCCGGGACGCCGTCGAGCGGCTCCGCGAGGAACTGACCGCCGTCCTGCTGCCCACCTGGCACGACGTCTGGCGCGGCATCGACCTGCTTCGCACGCTGCCGCCGGCCGGACACCTGGCGGAGCGCTGGACCGGCGACCGCTGGTCGTACACCGGCCACCGGGACCGGCTGGCGGCCGGCGAGCCGCCGCAGCCCCGGCAGGACGACGCGGTGACGGCCGCCCGCAAGCTGGCCCAGCGCGAGCGCGAGCAGGCCCGGCTGGACGTCCAGGAGGCGCTGGACGACCCGCTGGCGATGGCCGAACACCGGCTGGCGGGCGAGGCGTTCGCCGGCGTGGTGACCGAGGTGGTGCCGGAGTACGACACCACCGGCCGCTCCCCCAAGCCGCGCCCGCTGGTCACCCTCCGGACCGCCGACCGCCCGCA
The nucleotide sequence above comes from Streptomyces kaniharaensis. Encoded proteins:
- a CDS encoding histidine phosphatase family protein — protein: MPARIVLVRHGETEWSATGRHTGRTDIPLTEEGRAMARALGARLAKAPWNGLPDALVYTSPLDRAEETCALAGFGDRAVERPELMEWDYGRYEGRTGTDIRATDHPGWLIWRDGVPGGEKLSEVAARVDAFLADLNDEHGVPDPDTTVMHCADRDVILFAHGHLLRILTARWLGLPPEFAQRFKLGTAALCVLSWEYGAPAVEVWNDLGHLEGLTAGH
- a CDS encoding ATP synthase subunit B family protein, with translation MSLLTTLARLEAVRSGRAEPLATVRHRHLSDRPMVVVPLTAAGEAGAPLAVLLGTDRDAPRLHVVPQPLNRTLRFDYLAELAADLLPYLESFGTEVEQIEGSEKDPETGEKTQVFHELCADAPQLIVPNGAGVHHLALLGRSTRFRRTVEDDEPGPYPAPVRVPLLGRWLTHLTDRAQVPGSSLLLPMTGLLARHWATGQSHLEDQHLAARLAWHFPPDGLTGAEAAERAESARDERGQLLHPPAGPATDPRFDEVVLGPAIARYDAAASALLHSTDQRDDAGAARAREAVRDAVERLREELTAVLLPTWHDVWRGIDLLRTLPPAGHLAERWTGDRWSYTGHRDRLAAGEPPQPRQDDAVTAARKLAQREREQARLDVQEALDDPLAMAEHRLAGEAFAGVVTEVVPEYDTTGRSPKPRPLVTLRTADRPHADLGREAHRVWASPRPEAGAGPSAQKAEIVAVDPAEGTVTLRILSGMGRRKEPEPGSVPEPGEAVLFTLFELTVRQSAPLPEPDDTPWTHGGPPGSAPESAPSASAFDEWE
- a CDS encoding tetratricopeptide repeat protein — encoded protein: MAATPPAEPTRPSPNTVMRALRGDRSPGEFATAVRRAAREIGEHVSCDARYVGRVESGEIRCPNYAYERVFRHMWPGRSLTDLGFSPRTAVRRRPADGDGSTGAPPLHQTFPTLPAPRPPLSTQLPYAASPYADPPAPDGSPRPGAVAVHRGRAGSHHLDEENDDVRRRTFLAGGSAALATVIGIDRPAGAATGSGPGSGSGSGSGSATAPGLFGPVAAFVPGRPGPVPPLRRVGAAEVLGVEQAIRDIRLADDAHGGDALFELAGQSLRNAYALLNEGEYNAETERRLQAGAGELAISVGWLAHDSNRLADARSLYAEALATARMAGDSALEAHVFSNSAFLARDAGRPREALRAAQAGQAAARYLDSDRLLALLAMREAGGWAMLQDRASCERALVRAYTLFERGPSEADPEWMSFFGEAEIAGLQSQCWSALGDWDRAGEQAMLAMALQEPHFVRNRVLYTAELAHDRLGRGDLAGAAHHGSAAVALFGEVRSARIRSMLADTAERLRPHATVPEVGGFLTAYDLATAA
- a CDS encoding spermidine synthase, which codes for MGRSNRADRGTGRGRTAAQPQPAATGPGGRTHAQGPLSRPVGSGLAELRPDRDRPAAWSLLIDGAPQSMVDLADPSHLGFEYQRRLGHLIDLAAPPGRPLTVLHLGGGALTLARYVAATRPRSRQQVAEIDTALTELIRTELPLERGWQIKVRGADARSVLERTPEGSVDLVITDVFSGARTPAHCTTVEFAALAARALAPGGWYAANIADGSALPFARSQIATLGAVFPELCLVADPAVLRGKRFGNLILAAAHTPLPIADLTRRVATDPTLARVEHGRPLTDFAAGAVPATDTTATPSPLPPPTAFS